In Terriglobus aquaticus, the genomic window CAGGAAAACATCCATAAAACGGCTGTGCTGCCGGCAAGCGGTGCTGCGCCTCCGCATCCAGACCAGATCCGCGAGTGGCACGATGAGTTCGTTGAAACAAAATAAGATCGCGATCGTTGGCGGTGGCCCGGGCGGGCTGACGCTGGCCCGATTGCTGCAGCAGGCCGGTGCGACGGTCCAGGTGTATGAGCGCGACAAGAGCCGCGACGCGCGCGTCCAGGGCAGCGCTTTGGACCTCCACGAACACTCCGGGCTGGCCGCTCTGGAAGAGGCAGGCCTGATCGATGCCTTCTGGGCCAATCACCGACCCGACCTGGACCGGCTTCGCCTTACGGACGCGACCGGAACGATCCTGCACGACCACGTTCGCCGCATGTCCGGCGCGGGCAAGCGGCCGGAAATTGAGCGAGGACCGCTGCGCGACATTCTGCTGGATTCGCTCGAGCCCGGGACCGTGCATTGGGACTGCAAGCTGCAATCGGCAGAGATGGCAGGCGAGAAGGTGTTGCTGCGCTTCGCCGGCGGGAAAACCGTTCTGGCCGACATCGCTATTGGGTGCGACGGCGCAAACTCCCGCCTGCGCGATCTGGTCACTCCCATTCGGCCGAAGTATGTGGGAGTGGCGCTGGTGGAGGCGCTGGTTCCTGACGGCGAGCAAACCGTCCCCAGGTTGTGGAACCTGCTGGGCGGGTCGGCACTCATCGCTCTGGGTGGCGAACGAACGATCGGCATGGGCACCAAGCCCGACGGCAGCATCCTGGTCTACGCCGGGTTGAAGTCGGACGACGACGGCCCGCG contains:
- a CDS encoding FAD-dependent oxidoreductase gives rise to the protein MSSLKQNKIAIVGGGPGGLTLARLLQQAGATVQVYERDKSRDARVQGSALDLHEHSGLAALEEAGLIDAFWANHRPDLDRLRLTDATGTILHDHVRRMSGAGKRPEIERGPLRDILLDSLEPGTVHWDCKLQSAEMAGEKVLLRFAGGKTVLADIAIGCDGANSRLRDLVTPIRPKYVGVALVEALVPDGEQTVPRLWNLLGGSALIALGGERTIGMGTKPDGSILVYAGLKSDDDGPRESLDQATGPEERVRWFHANFQGWSDLWEPLFAQAASMVWRPLLVCPPNQHWEPKPNVTLIGDAAHVMPPYAGEGVNMAMLDALVLSRLLLSESSTADAIAAYQAEMFARMREMTADTMQNTGMFYAPDAADRVVAMFRSFAAAETTPVIQA